The Phyllopteryx taeniolatus isolate TA_2022b chromosome 9, UOR_Ptae_1.2, whole genome shotgun sequence genome contains a region encoding:
- the LOC133483876 gene encoding immunoglobulin-like and fibronectin type III domain-containing protein 1 isoform X3: MLKKSKVTDQTAGGQKGIRKSKVPGVMITQFEAELPEGMTTPDFSRKPIAITIQEGKSTLFKAIVVGNPKPTVTWTRANREIVFHPDTCRQNYSEASREHTLEFPKVAPEDADTYKCYATNDYGRAVCTAVLNVIEVGFSKTKELQKTYGDDIPDFLRKKLKKRSVPLQDDKAATPEEKVWEILMSADKKDYERICVEYGITNFRGMLKKLKMMKQEQGDDITEDGEMVTYSKEECDEIQHSLKQVGKKPDAELFSMDVDGATVDFKAPDVDFAIKIQAVTAEERQDAVFPCVLTGPLDEIKWFGKNVQLSNGEKFEITVSEDKLIHKLTVRDCLPLDAGIYAAVAGIRSCNAWLVVEADKEGSGKGNKAARKNTTAGGGDDEDLLRIAKEQQESCQKEMEEKPAQSERDAAEEAARPEARAAKKRSDGAEAASKAAAGAKKAEAGVEEPSIEAAGSGSDVTVEPHLVEQSEDNEVGENALFMESVEVDEVTGGDAAPVQDRVQGSDQFGESEEEEDEQQAAGKRIRVRQGPLIEETIIDPGVHFHIGLSDCKAIIGEDAELVCKLSSEDCEGIWYKDGEEIKSTEAMTIVKEGSYHKLKLHKVPEEFAGKYKFEADGRKTEALVVVEDPPRFNREDLKTFIDPVTVKKGHKATFRLAYMGQEPIKVQWFLEGEELSDEANIKLETSDGCTRLLLIKLQRKDSGEVKLKLKNEFGTAEALTELIVLDKPTPPMGPVEIVEASSSAIEIKWRPPKDSGGCNIGNYVLERQQVGRNTWKKVGPIGPLAKYRDLDVDHGRRYCYRIRVETEIGTSELMETEDIQAGTKAYPGPPSTPKVVSAFKDCINLSWTPGNSGGTKILGYNLEKRKKGSNLWGQVNPPDEMIRAKGFAVKDVVEGMQYEFRVSAINNSGAGEFSTPSEFVFARDPKKPPGKVIDLKVTDSSYTTLCLSWTKPKDIEKVQDEAKGYFVEIRPAENTEWNRCNSNLVTTNFYTVKNMKSLGMYWVRVIASNDGGEGEPQELDNYVLAMPPPVRPRFTDTKIKSFMVVRAGNSARLTMNFEASPWPEVTWLKDDVPVTKKVTISNAEGTSQLLIPSAERSDSGVYTVVVKNIVGQETFSIEIRVTDEPKPPGPVEIEENVPGTVTISWTPSPDEKRDDRLHYMVMKRDSTKGTWLTVADHIFNNKFTACNIMPGCEYQFRVYAKNDMGSSKPSESPKWLLSNKKEKFTVNIPESKTWDLQCPPKFLVPLKMHTAPQGYECYMSCALKGDPTPHVTWLRNNISLNTNTNYYISNTCGVCSLLILRVGPKDTGEYKVVAENPRGRAECSTKLTVRE; this comes from the exons ATGTTGAAAAAGTCAAAGGTGACAGATCAAACTGCCGGCGGGCAGAAGG GAATCAGGAAGTCCAAAGTGCCAGGTGTAATGATAACACAGTTTGAGGCGGAACTTCCAGAGGGAATGACAACCCCGGATTTTTCCCGCAAGCCCATCGCGATCACTATTCAAGAAG GAAAAAGTACATTATTTAAAGCCATAGTCGTGGGTAATCCAAAACCCACAGTCACGTGGACTCGGGCAAACAGAGAAATCGTTTTTCACCCGGACACCTGCCGGCAAAATTACAGTGAAGCGTCTCGCGAGCATACTCTGGAG TTTCCCAAGGTGGCCCCAGAGGATGCAGACACCTACAAGTGTTACGCGACAAATGATTATGGACGAGCCGTTTGCACCGCCGTCCTGAACGTTATTGAGG TGGGATTCTCTAAAACCAAGGAACTTCAAAAGACATATGGGGACG ATATACCAGACTTTCTTCGCAAAAAGCTTAAAAAGCGGTCGGTACCTTTGCAAGACGACAAGGCGGCGACGCCAGAGGAGAAGGTCTGGGAAATCCTCATGAGTGCAGATAAGAAAGACTACGAGCGCATCTGCGTGGAATACGGCATCACCAACTTCCGTGGGATGTTGAAGAAACTGAAGATGATGAAGCAAGAGCAAGGTGACGACATCACAGAG GACGGCGAAATGGTCACCTACTCAAAAGAAGAATGCGACGAAATACAACACTCTCTGAAGCAAGTTGGCAAAAAACCTGACGCAGAGCTCTTCTCCATGGATGTGGATGGTGCCACTGTAGACTTTAAAG CACCTGATGTCGACTTTGCTATTAAAATCCAAGCGGTCACGGCGGAGGAAAGACAGGATGCAGTGTTTCCATGCGTCCTGACGGGGCCTCTGGACGAGATCAAGTGGTTTGGCAAGAACGTGCAGCTGTCAAACGGAGAAAAGTTCGAAATCACCGTCTCGGAAGATAAGCTCATCCACAAGCTGACGGTGCGTGACTGCCTGCCATTGGATGCTGGCATCTACGCTGCTGTGGCAGGCATCAGATCGTGCAACGCCTGGCTTGTGGTTGAAG CGGATAAAGAGGGTAGCGGCAAAGGAAATAAAGCCGCTCGGAAAAACACCACGGCCGGGGGTGGTGATGACGAAGACTTGCTGAGGATCGCCAAGGAGCAGCAGGAAAGCTGCCAGAAAGAAATGGAGGAGAAGCCGGCTCAATCGGAGCGGGATGCCGCCGAGGAAGCCGCTCGGCCGGAGGCGCGAGCGGCTAAAAAGCGGTCCGACGGAGCCGAGGCTGCCTCGAAAGCCGCTGCCGGGGCAAAAAAGGCGGAAGCTGGCGTGGAAGAGCCTTCCATCGAAGCAGCAGGAAGCGGTTCTGATGTGACTGTCGAACCGCACCTTGTAGAGCAGAGCGAAGACAATGAAGTTGGGGAAAATGCCTTATTCATGGAATCAGTTGAGGTCGATGAAGTCACAGGTGGAGACGCTGCCCCTGTCCAAGATAGGGTTCAAG GAAGTGATCAATTTGGCGagagtgaggaagaggaggacgaacAGCAAGCAGCTGGCAAGCGCATCAGAGTAAGGCAAGGCCCGCTGATCGAGGAGACAATCATTG ACCCAGGTGTTCACTTCCACATCGGACTCTCCGACTGCAAAGCCATCATTGGGGAAGACGCGGAGCTTGTGTGTAAACTCAGCAGCGAGGACTGTGAGGGTATCTGGTACAAAGATGGAGAAGAA ATAAAGTCGACGGAGGCTATGACCATTGTAAAAGAAGGAAGCTACCATAAGTTGAAACTTCACAAAGTCCCAGAGGAATTTGCTGGAAAATATAAGTTTGAAGCAGATGGACGGAAAACGGAGGCCTTAGTGGTTGTTGAAG ATCCCCCAAGATTCAACCGAGAGGACCTAAAAACCTTTATCGATCCTGTTACGGTGAAAAAGGGGCACAAAGCAACCTTCAGGTTAGCGTACATGGGACAGGAGCCAATAAAAGTTCAGTGGTTCCTCGAGGGGGAAGAGCTTTCGGACGAGGCCAATATCAAGCTGGAAACCTCGGATGGCTGTACACGTCTGCTTCTGATCAAGCTGCAGCGCAAGGACAGCGGTGAAGTCAAGTTGAAGCTAAAAAATGAATTTGGCACTGCCGAGGCCTTAACTGAACTGATTGTATTAG ATAAACCCACGCCCCCGATGGGACCTGTGGAGATTGTCGAAGCTTCCTCTTCTGCAATTGAGATAAAGTGGCGACCGCCGAAAGACAGCGGCGGCTGCAACATAGGCAACTACGTTCTCGAGAGGCAACAGGTGGGCCGCAACACCTGGAAGAAGGTTGGGCCCATCGGTCCGCTGGCGAAATACCGGGACCTTGACGTAGACCACGGCCGCAGGTACTGCTACCGCATCAGGGTGGAGACTGAAATTGGCACTAGTGAGCTGATGGAAACGGAGGACATTCAAGCTGGGACAAAAG CATACCCTGGACCTCCATCAACACCAAAGGTTGTCAGTGCCTTCAAGGACTGCATCAACCTTTCGTGGACTCCTGGCAACTCGGGAGGCACCAAAATTCTCGGATACAACCTTGAAAAACGCAAAAAGGGGAGCAATCTGTGGGGTCAAGTCAACCCGCCGGACGAGATGATCAGAG CTAAAGGGTTTGCTGTTAAAGATGTGGTAGAGGGAATGCAATATGAATTTCGTGTGTCGGCTATCAATAACTCTGGAGCGGGTGAATTCAGCACACCTTCAGAGTTTGTCTTTGCCAGAGATCCCAAAA AGCCTCCTGGAAAAGTCATTGATTTGAAGGTGACCGACTCCAGCTACACAACTCTATGCCTGTCTTGGACCAAACCCAAGGACATTGAGAAGGTCCAGGACGAAGCCAAGGGTTACTTTGTGGAGATCCGGCCCGCAGAGAACACAGAATGGAATCGTTGCAATTCCAACTTAGTAACCACAAATTTCTACACGGTGAAAAACATGAAGTCGCTGGGCATGTACTGGGTGAGAGTGATCGCTAGCAACGATGGCGGCGAGGGAGAACCACAGGAACTGGATAACTACGTCCTTGCTATGCCGCCTCCCG TGAGACCACGCTTCACCGACACCAAAATCAAGAGCTTCATGGTCGTGCGAGCCGGAAATTCAGCACGGCTTACGATGAACTTTGAG GCATCGCCGTGGCCCGAGGTCACGTGGCTGAAAGACGACGTGCCGGTCACTAAAAAAGTGACGATTAGCAATGCGGAAGGCACTTCGCAGCTCCTAATTCCTTCCGCTGAGCGCTCAGACTCCGGGGTCTACACCGTTGTTGTGAAGAACATTGTCGGACAAGAAACATTCAGTATTGAAATAAGAGTCACAG ATGAACCAAAGCCACCAGGTCCAGttgaaattgaagaaaatgtgccAGGCACGGTGACCATTTCGTGGACGCCTTCTCCAGACGAGAAACGTGACGACAGGTTGCATTACATGGTGATGAAGAGAGACTCCACCAAGGGCACATGGTTGACCGTGGCAGATCACATTTTTAACAATAAGTTCACAGCCTGCAACATAATGCCTGGCTGCGAGTACCAGTTCCGTGTCTATGCAAAGAATGACATGGGATCCTCCAAACCGTCGGAATCACCAAAGTGGCTGCTATCAAACAAGAAAG AGAAGTTCACAGTGAACATACCGGAATCCAAGACCTGGGATCTCCAGTGCCCCCCAAAGTTCCTCGTCCCACTGAAAATGCACACCGCTCCCCAAGGATACGAATGCTACATGAGCTGCGCTTTAAAGGGGGACCCGACGCCTCACGTCACGTGGCTTCGCAACAACATTAGCCTGAATACCAACACCAACTACTACATCTCCAACACCTGCGGAGTCTGTTCTCTACTCATATTGAGGGTTGGACCCAAGGACACCGGAGAGTACAAGGTGGTGGCAGAAAACCCCAGAGGGAGAGCAGAGTGCTCCACCAAGTTGACAGTTAGGG aataa